In a single window of the Pongo abelii isolate AG06213 chromosome 1, NHGRI_mPonAbe1-v2.0_pri, whole genome shotgun sequence genome:
- the SHC1 gene encoding SHC-transforming protein 1 isoform X7: MNKLSGGGGRRTRVEGGQLGGEEWTRHGSFVNKPTRGWLHPNDKVMGPGVSYLVRYMGCVEVLQSMRALDFNTRTQVTREAISLVCEAVPGAKGATRRRKPCSRPLSSILGRSNLKFAGMPITLTVSTSSLNLMAADCKQIIANHHMQSISFASGGDPDTAEYVAYVAKDPVNQRACHILECPEGLAQDVISTIGQAFELRFKQYLRNPPKLVTPHDRMAGFDGSAWDEEEEEPPDHQYYNDFPGKEPPLGGVVDMRLREGAAPGAARSTAPSAQTPSHLGATLPVGQPVGGDPEVRKQMPPPPPCPAGRELFDDPSYVNVQNLDKARQAVGGAGPPNPAVNGSAPRDLFDMKPFEDALRVPPPPQSVSMAEQLRGEPWFHGKLSRREAEALLQLNGDFLVRESTTTPGQYVLTGLQSGQPKHLLLVDPEGVVRTKDHRFESVSHLISYHMDNHLPIISAGSELCLQQPVERKL, translated from the exons ATGAACAAGCTGAGTGGAGGCGGCGGGCGCAGGACTCGGGTGGAAGGGGGCCAGCTGGGGGGCGAGGAGTGGACCCGCCACGGGAGCTTTGTCAATAAGCCCACGCGGGGCTGGCTGCATCCCAACGACAAAGTCATGGGACCCGGGGTTTCCTACTTGGTTCGG TACATGGGCTGTGTGGAGGTCCTTCAGTCAATGCGTGCCCTGGACTTCAACACCCGGACTCAGGTCACCAG GGAGGCCATCAGTCTGGTGTGTGAGGCTGTGCCGGGTGCTAAGGGGGCAACGAGGAGGAGAAAG CCCTGTAGCCGCCCGCTCAGCTCTATCCTGGGGAGGAGTAACCTGAAATTTGCTGGAATGCCAATCACTCTCACCGTCTCCaccagcagcctcaacctcatggcCGCAGACTGCAAACAG ATCATCGCCAACCACCACATGCAATCTATCTCATTTGCATCCGGCGGGGATCCG GACACAGCCGAGTATGTCGCCTATGTTGCCAAAGACCCTGTGAATCAGAGAG CCTGCCACATTCTGGAGTGTCCTGAAGGGCTTGCCCAGGATGTCATCAGCACCATTGGCCAGGCCTTCGAGTTGCGCTTCAAACAATACCTCAGGAACCCACCCAAACTGGTCACCCCTCATGACAG GATGGCTGGCTTTGATGGCTCAGCatgggatgaggaggaggaagagccacCTGACCATCAGTACTATAATGACTTCCCGGGGAAGGAGCCCCCCCTGGGGGGGGTGGTAGACATGAGGCTTCGGGAAGGAGCCGCTCCAGGGGCTGCTCGATCCACCGCACCCAGTGCCCAGAcccccagccacttgggagctACACTG CCTGTAGGACAGCCTGTTGGGGGAGATCCAGAAGTCCGCAAACAGATGCCACCTCCACCACCCTGTCCAG CAGGTAGAGAGCTCTTTGATGATCCCTCCTATGTCAACGTCCAGAACCTAGACAAGGCCCGGCAAGCAGTGGGTGGTGCTGGGCCCCCTAATCCTGCTGTCAATGGCAGTGCACCCCGGGACCTGTTTGACATGA AGCCCTTCGAAGATGCTCTtcgggtgcctccacctccccagtcgGTGTCCATGGCTGAGCAGCTCCGAGGGGAGCCCTGGTTCCACGGGAAGCTGAGCcggcgggaggctgaggcactgcTGCAGCTCAACGGGGACTTCCTGGTGCGGGAGAGCacgaccacacctggccagtatgTGCTCACTGGCTTGCAGAGTGGGCAGCCCAAGCATTTGCTACTGGTGGACCCTGAGGGTGTG GTTCGGACTAAGGATCACCGCTTTGAGAGTGTCAGTCACCTTATCAGCTACCACATGGACAATCACTTGCCCATCATCTCTGCGGGCAGCGAACTGTGTCTACAGCAACCTGTGGAGCGGAAACTGTGA
- the SHC1 gene encoding SHC-transforming protein 1 isoform X9: MNKLSGGGGRRTRVEGGQLGGEEWTRHGSFVNKPTRGWLHPNDKVMGPGVSYLVRYMGCVEVLQSMRALDFNTRTQVTREAISLVCEAVPGAKGATRRRKPCSRPLSSILGRSNLKFAGMPITLTVSTSSLNLMAADCKQDTAEYVAYVAKDPVNQRACHILECPEGLAQDVISTIGQAFELRFKQYLRNPPKLVTPHDRMAGFDGSAWDEEEEEPPDHQYYNDFPGKEPPLGGVVDMRLREGAAPGAARSTAPSAQTPSHLGATLPVGQPVGGDPEVRKQMPPPPPCPAGRELFDDPSYVNVQNLDKARQAVGGAGPPNPAVNGSAPRDLFDMKPFEDALRVPPPPQSVSMAEQLRGEPWFHGKLSRREAEALLQLNGDFLVRESTTTPGQYVLTGLQSGQPKHLLLVDPEGVVRTKDHRFESVSHLISYHMDNHLPIISAGSELCLQQPVERKL, translated from the exons ATGAACAAGCTGAGTGGAGGCGGCGGGCGCAGGACTCGGGTGGAAGGGGGCCAGCTGGGGGGCGAGGAGTGGACCCGCCACGGGAGCTTTGTCAATAAGCCCACGCGGGGCTGGCTGCATCCCAACGACAAAGTCATGGGACCCGGGGTTTCCTACTTGGTTCGG TACATGGGCTGTGTGGAGGTCCTTCAGTCAATGCGTGCCCTGGACTTCAACACCCGGACTCAGGTCACCAG GGAGGCCATCAGTCTGGTGTGTGAGGCTGTGCCGGGTGCTAAGGGGGCAACGAGGAGGAGAAAG CCCTGTAGCCGCCCGCTCAGCTCTATCCTGGGGAGGAGTAACCTGAAATTTGCTGGAATGCCAATCACTCTCACCGTCTCCaccagcagcctcaacctcatggcCGCAGACTGCAAACAG GACACAGCCGAGTATGTCGCCTATGTTGCCAAAGACCCTGTGAATCAGAGAG CCTGCCACATTCTGGAGTGTCCTGAAGGGCTTGCCCAGGATGTCATCAGCACCATTGGCCAGGCCTTCGAGTTGCGCTTCAAACAATACCTCAGGAACCCACCCAAACTGGTCACCCCTCATGACAG GATGGCTGGCTTTGATGGCTCAGCatgggatgaggaggaggaagagccacCTGACCATCAGTACTATAATGACTTCCCGGGGAAGGAGCCCCCCCTGGGGGGGGTGGTAGACATGAGGCTTCGGGAAGGAGCCGCTCCAGGGGCTGCTCGATCCACCGCACCCAGTGCCCAGAcccccagccacttgggagctACACTG CCTGTAGGACAGCCTGTTGGGGGAGATCCAGAAGTCCGCAAACAGATGCCACCTCCACCACCCTGTCCAG CAGGTAGAGAGCTCTTTGATGATCCCTCCTATGTCAACGTCCAGAACCTAGACAAGGCCCGGCAAGCAGTGGGTGGTGCTGGGCCCCCTAATCCTGCTGTCAATGGCAGTGCACCCCGGGACCTGTTTGACATGA AGCCCTTCGAAGATGCTCTtcgggtgcctccacctccccagtcgGTGTCCATGGCTGAGCAGCTCCGAGGGGAGCCCTGGTTCCACGGGAAGCTGAGCcggcgggaggctgaggcactgcTGCAGCTCAACGGGGACTTCCTGGTGCGGGAGAGCacgaccacacctggccagtatgTGCTCACTGGCTTGCAGAGTGGGCAGCCCAAGCATTTGCTACTGGTGGACCCTGAGGGTGTG GTTCGGACTAAGGATCACCGCTTTGAGAGTGTCAGTCACCTTATCAGCTACCACATGGACAATCACTTGCCCATCATCTCTGCGGGCAGCGAACTGTGTCTACAGCAACCTGTGGAGCGGAAACTGTGA
- the SHC1 gene encoding SHC-transforming protein 1 isoform X10, translating to MNKLSGGGGRRTRVEGGQLGGEEWTRHGSFVNKPTRGWLHPNDKVMGPGVSYLVRYMGCVEVLQSMRALDFNTRTQVTREAISLVCEAVPGAKGATRRRKPCSRPLSSILGRSNLKFAGMPITLTVSTSSLNLMAADCKQDTAEYVAYVAKDPVNQRACHILECPEGLAQDVISTIGQAFELRFKQYLRNPPKLVTPHDRMAGFDGSAWDEEEEEPPDHQYYNDFPGKEPPLGGVVDMRLREGAAPGAARSTAPSAQTPSHLGATLPVGQPVGGDPEVRKQMPPPPPCPGRELFDDPSYVNVQNLDKARQAVGGAGPPNPAVNGSAPRDLFDMKPFEDALRVPPPPQSVSMAEQLRGEPWFHGKLSRREAEALLQLNGDFLVRESTTTPGQYVLTGLQSGQPKHLLLVDPEGVVRTKDHRFESVSHLISYHMDNHLPIISAGSELCLQQPVERKL from the exons ATGAACAAGCTGAGTGGAGGCGGCGGGCGCAGGACTCGGGTGGAAGGGGGCCAGCTGGGGGGCGAGGAGTGGACCCGCCACGGGAGCTTTGTCAATAAGCCCACGCGGGGCTGGCTGCATCCCAACGACAAAGTCATGGGACCCGGGGTTTCCTACTTGGTTCGG TACATGGGCTGTGTGGAGGTCCTTCAGTCAATGCGTGCCCTGGACTTCAACACCCGGACTCAGGTCACCAG GGAGGCCATCAGTCTGGTGTGTGAGGCTGTGCCGGGTGCTAAGGGGGCAACGAGGAGGAGAAAG CCCTGTAGCCGCCCGCTCAGCTCTATCCTGGGGAGGAGTAACCTGAAATTTGCTGGAATGCCAATCACTCTCACCGTCTCCaccagcagcctcaacctcatggcCGCAGACTGCAAACAG GACACAGCCGAGTATGTCGCCTATGTTGCCAAAGACCCTGTGAATCAGAGAG CCTGCCACATTCTGGAGTGTCCTGAAGGGCTTGCCCAGGATGTCATCAGCACCATTGGCCAGGCCTTCGAGTTGCGCTTCAAACAATACCTCAGGAACCCACCCAAACTGGTCACCCCTCATGACAG GATGGCTGGCTTTGATGGCTCAGCatgggatgaggaggaggaagagccacCTGACCATCAGTACTATAATGACTTCCCGGGGAAGGAGCCCCCCCTGGGGGGGGTGGTAGACATGAGGCTTCGGGAAGGAGCCGCTCCAGGGGCTGCTCGATCCACCGCACCCAGTGCCCAGAcccccagccacttgggagctACACTG CCTGTAGGACAGCCTGTTGGGGGAGATCCAGAAGTCCGCAAACAGATGCCACCTCCACCACCCTGTCCAG GTAGAGAGCTCTTTGATGATCCCTCCTATGTCAACGTCCAGAACCTAGACAAGGCCCGGCAAGCAGTGGGTGGTGCTGGGCCCCCTAATCCTGCTGTCAATGGCAGTGCACCCCGGGACCTGTTTGACATGA AGCCCTTCGAAGATGCTCTtcgggtgcctccacctccccagtcgGTGTCCATGGCTGAGCAGCTCCGAGGGGAGCCCTGGTTCCACGGGAAGCTGAGCcggcgggaggctgaggcactgcTGCAGCTCAACGGGGACTTCCTGGTGCGGGAGAGCacgaccacacctggccagtatgTGCTCACTGGCTTGCAGAGTGGGCAGCCCAAGCATTTGCTACTGGTGGACCCTGAGGGTGTG GTTCGGACTAAGGATCACCGCTTTGAGAGTGTCAGTCACCTTATCAGCTACCACATGGACAATCACTTGCCCATCATCTCTGCGGGCAGCGAACTGTGTCTACAGCAACCTGTGGAGCGGAAACTGTGA
- the SHC1 gene encoding SHC-transforming protein 1 isoform X6, whose protein sequence is MNKLSGGGGRRTRVEGGQLGGEEWTRHGSFVNKPTRGWLHPNDKVMGPGVSYLVRYMGCVEVLQSMRALDFNTRTQVTREAISLVCEAVPGAKGATRRRKPCSRPLSSILGRSNLKFAGMPITLTVSTSSLNLMAADCKQIIANHHMQSISFASGGDPDTAEYVAYVAKDPVNQRACHILECPEGLAQDVISTIGQAFELRFKQYLRNPPKLVTPHDRMAGFDGSAWDEEEEEPPDHQYYNDFPGKEPPLGGVVDMRLREGAAPGAARSTAPSAQTPSHLGATLPVGQPVGGDPEVRKQMPPPPPCPGRELFDDPSYVNVQNLDKARQAVGGAGPPNPAVNGSAPRDLFDMKPFEDALRVPPPPQSVSMAEQLRGEPWFHGKLSRREAEALLQLNGDFLVRESTTTPGQYVLTGLQSGQPKHLLLVDPEGVVSVAEVWVRGGRKEGTVPYSVSLFLPSLLCRHSRWAAVCGPLLLFKVSGIFLQRLIP, encoded by the exons ATGAACAAGCTGAGTGGAGGCGGCGGGCGCAGGACTCGGGTGGAAGGGGGCCAGCTGGGGGGCGAGGAGTGGACCCGCCACGGGAGCTTTGTCAATAAGCCCACGCGGGGCTGGCTGCATCCCAACGACAAAGTCATGGGACCCGGGGTTTCCTACTTGGTTCGG TACATGGGCTGTGTGGAGGTCCTTCAGTCAATGCGTGCCCTGGACTTCAACACCCGGACTCAGGTCACCAG GGAGGCCATCAGTCTGGTGTGTGAGGCTGTGCCGGGTGCTAAGGGGGCAACGAGGAGGAGAAAG CCCTGTAGCCGCCCGCTCAGCTCTATCCTGGGGAGGAGTAACCTGAAATTTGCTGGAATGCCAATCACTCTCACCGTCTCCaccagcagcctcaacctcatggcCGCAGACTGCAAACAG ATCATCGCCAACCACCACATGCAATCTATCTCATTTGCATCCGGCGGGGATCCG GACACAGCCGAGTATGTCGCCTATGTTGCCAAAGACCCTGTGAATCAGAGAG CCTGCCACATTCTGGAGTGTCCTGAAGGGCTTGCCCAGGATGTCATCAGCACCATTGGCCAGGCCTTCGAGTTGCGCTTCAAACAATACCTCAGGAACCCACCCAAACTGGTCACCCCTCATGACAG GATGGCTGGCTTTGATGGCTCAGCatgggatgaggaggaggaagagccacCTGACCATCAGTACTATAATGACTTCCCGGGGAAGGAGCCCCCCCTGGGGGGGGTGGTAGACATGAGGCTTCGGGAAGGAGCCGCTCCAGGGGCTGCTCGATCCACCGCACCCAGTGCCCAGAcccccagccacttgggagctACACTG CCTGTAGGACAGCCTGTTGGGGGAGATCCAGAAGTCCGCAAACAGATGCCACCTCCACCACCCTGTCCAG GTAGAGAGCTCTTTGATGATCCCTCCTATGTCAACGTCCAGAACCTAGACAAGGCCCGGCAAGCAGTGGGTGGTGCTGGGCCCCCTAATCCTGCTGTCAATGGCAGTGCACCCCGGGACCTGTTTGACATGA AGCCCTTCGAAGATGCTCTtcgggtgcctccacctccccagtcgGTGTCCATGGCTGAGCAGCTCCGAGGGGAGCCCTGGTTCCACGGGAAGCTGAGCcggcgggaggctgaggcactgcTGCAGCTCAACGGGGACTTCCTGGTGCGGGAGAGCacgaccacacctggccagtatgTGCTCACTGGCTTGCAGAGTGGGCAGCCCAAGCATTTGCTACTGGTGGACCCTGAGGGTGTGGTGAGTGTGGCAGAGGTGTGGGTGAGGGGTGGCAGAAAGGAAGGTACAGTACCCTACAGTGTATCCCTGTTCCTTCCCTCATTGCTTTGTAGACATTCCCGCTGGGCAGCTGTCTGTGGGCCTCTCTTGCTCTTTAAAGTGTCTGGCATCTTCCTCCAGAGGCTCATCCCTTAG
- the SHC1 gene encoding SHC-transforming protein 1 isoform X8 has translation MNKLSGGGGRRTRVEGGQLGGEEWTRHGSFVNKPTRGWLHPNDKVMGPGVSYLVRYMGCVEVLQSMRALDFNTRTQVTREAISLVCEAVPGAKGATRRRKPCSRPLSSILGRSNLKFAGMPITLTVSTSSLNLMAADCKQIIANHHMQSISFASGGDPDTAEYVAYVAKDPVNQRACHILECPEGLAQDVISTIGQAFELRFKQYLRNPPKLVTPHDRMAGFDGSAWDEEEEEPPDHQYYNDFPGKEPPLGGVVDMRLREGAAPGAARSTAPSAQTPSHLGATLPVGQPVGGDPEVRKQMPPPPPCPGRELFDDPSYVNVQNLDKARQAVGGAGPPNPAVNGSAPRDLFDMKPFEDALRVPPPPQSVSMAEQLRGEPWFHGKLSRREAEALLQLNGDFLVRESTTTPGQYVLTGLQSGQPKHLLLVDPEGVVRTKDHRFESVSHLISYHMDNHLPIISAGSELCLQQPVERKL, from the exons ATGAACAAGCTGAGTGGAGGCGGCGGGCGCAGGACTCGGGTGGAAGGGGGCCAGCTGGGGGGCGAGGAGTGGACCCGCCACGGGAGCTTTGTCAATAAGCCCACGCGGGGCTGGCTGCATCCCAACGACAAAGTCATGGGACCCGGGGTTTCCTACTTGGTTCGG TACATGGGCTGTGTGGAGGTCCTTCAGTCAATGCGTGCCCTGGACTTCAACACCCGGACTCAGGTCACCAG GGAGGCCATCAGTCTGGTGTGTGAGGCTGTGCCGGGTGCTAAGGGGGCAACGAGGAGGAGAAAG CCCTGTAGCCGCCCGCTCAGCTCTATCCTGGGGAGGAGTAACCTGAAATTTGCTGGAATGCCAATCACTCTCACCGTCTCCaccagcagcctcaacctcatggcCGCAGACTGCAAACAG ATCATCGCCAACCACCACATGCAATCTATCTCATTTGCATCCGGCGGGGATCCG GACACAGCCGAGTATGTCGCCTATGTTGCCAAAGACCCTGTGAATCAGAGAG CCTGCCACATTCTGGAGTGTCCTGAAGGGCTTGCCCAGGATGTCATCAGCACCATTGGCCAGGCCTTCGAGTTGCGCTTCAAACAATACCTCAGGAACCCACCCAAACTGGTCACCCCTCATGACAG GATGGCTGGCTTTGATGGCTCAGCatgggatgaggaggaggaagagccacCTGACCATCAGTACTATAATGACTTCCCGGGGAAGGAGCCCCCCCTGGGGGGGGTGGTAGACATGAGGCTTCGGGAAGGAGCCGCTCCAGGGGCTGCTCGATCCACCGCACCCAGTGCCCAGAcccccagccacttgggagctACACTG CCTGTAGGACAGCCTGTTGGGGGAGATCCAGAAGTCCGCAAACAGATGCCACCTCCACCACCCTGTCCAG GTAGAGAGCTCTTTGATGATCCCTCCTATGTCAACGTCCAGAACCTAGACAAGGCCCGGCAAGCAGTGGGTGGTGCTGGGCCCCCTAATCCTGCTGTCAATGGCAGTGCACCCCGGGACCTGTTTGACATGA AGCCCTTCGAAGATGCTCTtcgggtgcctccacctccccagtcgGTGTCCATGGCTGAGCAGCTCCGAGGGGAGCCCTGGTTCCACGGGAAGCTGAGCcggcgggaggctgaggcactgcTGCAGCTCAACGGGGACTTCCTGGTGCGGGAGAGCacgaccacacctggccagtatgTGCTCACTGGCTTGCAGAGTGGGCAGCCCAAGCATTTGCTACTGGTGGACCCTGAGGGTGTG GTTCGGACTAAGGATCACCGCTTTGAGAGTGTCAGTCACCTTATCAGCTACCACATGGACAATCACTTGCCCATCATCTCTGCGGGCAGCGAACTGTGTCTACAGCAACCTGTGGAGCGGAAACTGTGA